The following are from one region of the Bacillus methanolicus MGA3 genome:
- a CDS encoding FecCD family ABC transporter permease, which translates to MKQRYKNFRIFKGKISYLIDNKGLFVFFGLLLTASFVFVLSTGMGEMKISPLDVLQVLIGGGSETDRLVILSFRLPRIIIAFMAGMGLSVAGGILQGMIRNPLASPDILGITGGATVAVVGFLAVFSDKNHSLTVSISWLPAAAFCGAAAVAFLVYLLAWKNGVSSVRLVLIGIGIMTLMKALTTIMMILGPIYQASQANIWITGTVYGSNWKNVGILVPWIVLLLIIAFIYARHVNIQELGDDIAAGLGSHVHRQRFTLLMISTGLIGSSVAFAGGIGFVGLMAPHMARRLVGSAFGALLPVSALLGGILVMLADLIGRTLFSPLEIPAGVFTASIGAPYFIYLLFKTRNS; encoded by the coding sequence ATGAAACAACGATATAAAAACTTTCGAATATTTAAAGGGAAAATATCATATTTAATCGATAATAAAGGACTATTTGTTTTCTTCGGGTTGTTGCTTACGGCATCATTTGTTTTTGTTTTAAGCACAGGAATGGGAGAGATGAAAATCAGTCCTCTGGATGTTTTGCAAGTGTTGATTGGCGGAGGTTCTGAAACAGACCGCCTCGTGATCCTGTCGTTCCGGCTGCCGAGAATCATCATTGCTTTCATGGCCGGAATGGGGCTCTCAGTCGCTGGAGGGATTTTGCAGGGCATGATCCGGAACCCGCTCGCATCTCCTGACATTCTGGGTATTACCGGGGGAGCAACCGTTGCCGTTGTCGGTTTTTTAGCTGTTTTTAGTGATAAAAATCATTCTTTAACAGTAAGCATTAGTTGGCTTCCGGCAGCCGCATTTTGCGGAGCTGCCGCCGTTGCTTTTCTCGTTTATCTTTTAGCATGGAAAAACGGTGTATCATCGGTAAGGCTCGTTCTTATTGGTATTGGAATTATGACATTAATGAAGGCTTTGACAACAATCATGATGATTTTAGGGCCTATTTATCAAGCCAGCCAGGCAAATATTTGGATTACCGGGACCGTGTACGGGTCAAATTGGAAAAACGTTGGAATTCTCGTTCCATGGATTGTCCTTCTTCTTATAATAGCCTTTATTTATGCAAGACATGTTAATATCCAAGAGCTTGGTGATGATATCGCAGCCGGTCTTGGAAGCCATGTTCATAGACAGCGCTTCACTTTACTGATGATCAGTACTGGTTTAATTGGCAGCTCTGTCGCTTTTGCAGGGGGAATCGGTTTTGTCGGTTTAATGGCACCTCATATGGCAAGGCGGCTTGTTGGTTCCGCCTTTGGAGCTTTATTGCCGGTTTCGGCGCTTTTAGGCGGAATATTGGTCATGCTTGCAGATTTAATTGGCCGAACATTGTTTTCGCCGTTAGAAATACCTGCCGGTGTTTTTACAGCAAGCATTGGGGCACCATATTTTATCTACTTATTGTTTAAAACAAGGAATTCTTAG
- a CDS encoding FecCD family ABC transporter permease, producing MLLKNTRQKWMGFLLAIVLLLFFICASIVYGYTDTTWKMAIDAFTHFNGSNEHLVIQSARVPRAFIAAAVGASLAISGVLMQTLTKNPLASPDIFGVNAGAGVAVVIGVTMFSLGNLHFFTWLSFLGAAIAAISVYVVGSIGREGLTPMKLTLAGAAMTAMFSSFTQGLLVLNEAAFEQVLFWLAGSVSGRKLENLTTVLPYLAAGWIASLLIAAKMNVFSMGEDVAKGLGLNTVFLKIGIGMIVILLSGGAVAACGPIGFIGIVVPHLTRFIVGIDHRWVIPFSGVLGGMLLIAADIASRYILMPREVPVGVMTAIIGTPFFIYIARKGFSGR from the coding sequence ATGCTGTTAAAAAACACAAGGCAGAAATGGATGGGGTTTTTGCTCGCCATTGTTTTGCTGCTTTTTTTCATATGTGCGAGCATTGTTTACGGGTATACGGATACGACTTGGAAAATGGCTATTGACGCATTTACCCATTTTAATGGATCAAATGAACATCTTGTGATTCAATCGGCAAGAGTTCCTCGTGCATTCATTGCCGCTGCAGTTGGAGCGAGTTTAGCCATTTCAGGAGTCTTAATGCAAACGTTAACGAAAAATCCGCTTGCATCACCGGATATATTCGGAGTTAATGCAGGAGCCGGAGTTGCTGTCGTAATAGGCGTAACGATGTTCAGTTTGGGGAATCTTCATTTTTTTACGTGGCTTTCTTTTTTAGGTGCTGCTATAGCTGCTATAAGTGTTTATGTGGTTGGATCCATTGGAAGGGAAGGATTAACTCCGATGAAGCTCACACTTGCCGGTGCAGCCATGACAGCAATGTTTTCTTCTTTTACCCAAGGTCTTCTCGTATTAAATGAAGCCGCGTTCGAACAAGTGTTATTTTGGCTTGCAGGGTCCGTTTCCGGAAGAAAGCTGGAAAATTTAACTACTGTCCTTCCATATTTGGCCGCTGGCTGGATTGCTTCGCTGTTAATAGCAGCAAAAATGAATGTTTTTTCAATGGGAGAAGATGTGGCGAAAGGTCTTGGATTAAATACAGTGTTTTTAAAAATAGGCATCGGAATGATTGTCATCCTTCTTTCAGGAGGGGCAGTTGCAGCCTGTGGCCCCATTGGATTTATTGGAATTGTCGTTCCTCATCTTACCCGTTTTATTGTAGGGATCGACCATCGCTGGGTAATTCCTTTTTCAGGCGTGCTTGGCGGAATGCTATTGATAGCAGCTGACATTGCATCCAGATATATTTTAATGCCCCGGGAAGTTCCGGTCGGTGTTATGACAGCCATTATAGGAACCCCATTTTTTATTTATATTGCTAGAAAGGGGTTCAGTGGGCGATGA
- a CDS encoding YqjF family protein — protein sequence MNLINDITHRPWPLPSKKWIMRQTWSNLLFAHWPVPPETLRPHIPPPLQIDTFNGYAWLGIVLFVLEGIYPRGLSYVSLVPPFPEINVRTYVQCNGKPGVYFMSLDAEHWITYTIAKKLFRLPYYSAQISFQKKGQTFHCKSIRKGKTNTPIIFNGNYVPLSEVYFAKEGTLDHWLTERYCLYSTDNGANIYCGEIHHRPWPLQKAETEICTNTLFSPFHFDFTEVKPISHFSKGVDALIWNIKKVRF from the coding sequence ATGAACTTAATAAATGATATCACTCACCGTCCTTGGCCATTACCTTCGAAAAAATGGATTATGCGGCAAACTTGGAGTAATCTATTGTTTGCTCATTGGCCTGTACCACCTGAAACACTGCGCCCGCATATTCCCCCTCCCTTACAAATCGACACCTTTAATGGATATGCGTGGTTGGGTATTGTTCTATTTGTTTTGGAAGGAATTTATCCTCGTGGATTGTCATATGTATCGTTAGTCCCTCCATTTCCAGAAATCAATGTAAGGACATATGTTCAATGCAATGGGAAACCCGGTGTTTATTTTATGTCCCTTGATGCCGAGCACTGGATCACATATACAATTGCAAAAAAATTGTTTCGTTTGCCTTATTATTCTGCACAAATTTCTTTTCAAAAAAAAGGACAAACCTTTCATTGCAAAAGTATTCGCAAAGGAAAAACAAATACTCCAATAATATTTAATGGAAATTACGTTCCTTTATCAGAAGTTTATTTTGCTAAAGAAGGAACGCTGGACCATTGGCTTACAGAACGATATTGCCTCTACAGTACCGATAACGGAGCCAATATCTATTGCGGTGAAATACACCATCGTCCATGGCCGCTGCAAAAAGCAGAGACAGAAATATGTACAAATACACTTTTTTCTCCTTTTCATTTTGACTTTACTGAAGTAAAACCCATTTCTCATTTCTCGAAAGGAGTTGATGCGCTTATCTGGAATATTAAAAAAGTACGTTTTTAA
- a CDS encoding ABC transporter ATP-binding protein — protein MGQAIETNKLTLSYGETIIINELDLKVPRGEITVFIGGNGCGKSTLLRSIARLLKPKSGAVLLEGEAISKLSTKEVAKKMAILPQSPAAPEGLTVLQLVKQGRYPYQSWLKQWTIEDETKVRKALKATGLDHLKDRTVDSLSGGQRQRAWIAMTLAQNTDIILLDEPTTYLDMAHQIEILDLLFELNETEKRTIVMVLHDLNLACRYAHNIVAIKDQKIYAQGKPEHVINCSLVKNVFGMDCEVTMDPLFGTPLCIPYGKGRCILKGTPVLHGSESYRFN, from the coding sequence ATGGGGCAGGCGATAGAAACGAATAAACTGACGCTTTCATACGGAGAAACTATTATTATTAATGAACTTGACCTTAAAGTTCCAAGAGGTGAGATCACAGTTTTTATAGGCGGGAACGGCTGCGGAAAATCGACACTGCTTCGTTCCATTGCCCGGCTTCTTAAACCTAAATCAGGCGCCGTTTTGCTTGAAGGGGAAGCCATATCCAAATTATCAACAAAAGAGGTAGCAAAAAAAATGGCCATTCTTCCGCAATCTCCGGCAGCACCTGAAGGCCTCACTGTTCTTCAGTTGGTGAAACAAGGCAGATATCCTTATCAATCTTGGCTGAAACAGTGGACAATCGAAGACGAAACGAAGGTAAGAAAAGCGTTAAAAGCAACCGGTTTAGACCATTTAAAAGACCGGACTGTCGATTCGTTATCAGGCGGGCAGCGCCAGCGCGCCTGGATTGCTATGACCCTTGCTCAGAATACGGATATTATTTTATTGGATGAGCCAACAACTTATTTGGATATGGCTCATCAAATTGAGATTTTGGATTTGCTTTTTGAATTAAACGAAACAGAAAAACGAACAATTGTGATGGTTCTTCATGATTTAAATTTAGCATGCCGCTATGCGCATAATATTGTCGCTATTAAGGATCAAAAGATTTATGCCCAGGGAAAACCAGAACATGTCATTAATTGCAGCCTTGTCAAAAATGTATTTGGCATGGACTGTGAGGTTACGATGGATCCGTTATTTGGAACACCCTTGTGCATTCCGTATGGAAAAGGAAGATGCATTTTAAAAGGAACGCCTGTTTTGCATGGTTCCGAGTCTTACAGATTTAACTAA
- a CDS encoding acetyl-CoA C-acetyltransferase: MREAVIVAGARTPVGKAKKGTLANVRPDDLGALVVKETINRAGNYQGNIDDLIIGCAMPEAEQGMNVARNIGALAGLPYTVPAITINRYCSSGLQSIAYAAERIMVGASDTIIAGGVESMSMVPMMGHVVRPNARLAETAPEYYMGMGHTAEEVAKKYGISREDQDAFAVRSHKKAAKAIQEGKFEEEIVPVDVTIRSFDKNNKLVEKTIKFTTDEGVRPETNMEALAKLRPVFSVNGTVTAGNASQTSDGAAAVMVMDREKAESLGLKPLAKFRSFAVGGVPPEIMGIGPVVAIPKALKLAGLELSDISLFELNEAFASQSLQIIRELGLDEEKVNVNGGAIALGHPLGCTGAKLTLSLIHELRRRNEQFGVVTMCIGGGMGAAAVFELL, from the coding sequence ATGAGAGAAGCAGTAATCGTGGCCGGTGCACGTACTCCAGTTGGGAAGGCGAAAAAGGGAACGCTCGCCAATGTACGTCCGGACGATTTAGGGGCGTTGGTTGTTAAAGAAACGATCAATCGTGCCGGCAATTATCAAGGAAATATTGACGATTTGATTATTGGATGTGCGATGCCCGAAGCTGAACAAGGGATGAATGTGGCCAGAAATATCGGGGCACTGGCAGGCCTTCCGTATACTGTGCCTGCCATTACCATCAATCGCTATTGTTCATCGGGCTTGCAATCGATCGCTTATGCAGCTGAAAGGATTATGGTCGGCGCCTCTGACACCATTATTGCCGGAGGAGTTGAATCAATGAGCATGGTTCCGATGATGGGCCATGTTGTGCGTCCAAATGCTAGGCTTGCAGAAACAGCACCGGAATATTATATGGGCATGGGTCATACAGCTGAAGAGGTAGCCAAAAAATACGGAATTTCCCGTGAAGACCAAGATGCTTTTGCGGTGCGAAGCCATAAGAAAGCGGCAAAAGCCATTCAGGAAGGCAAGTTTGAAGAAGAAATTGTTCCGGTGGATGTAACGATAAGGTCTTTCGACAAAAACAATAAGTTAGTTGAGAAAACGATCAAGTTTACGACAGATGAAGGCGTCCGCCCGGAAACAAATATGGAGGCACTGGCAAAGCTTCGGCCTGTTTTCTCGGTTAACGGTACTGTTACAGCGGGCAATGCGTCGCAAACAAGTGATGGAGCTGCGGCAGTTATGGTAATGGACCGTGAAAAAGCCGAATCACTCGGCTTAAAGCCTCTGGCCAAATTCAGATCATTTGCTGTTGGCGGCGTGCCGCCGGAAATTATGGGAATCGGACCTGTTGTAGCCATTCCTAAAGCATTAAAACTCGCTGGTTTGGAATTATCCGACATTAGCTTATTTGAATTAAACGAAGCATTTGCATCTCAATCGTTGCAGATCATTCGTGAACTTGGCCTCGATGAAGAAAAAGTTAACGTGAACGGTGGTGCAATTGCCCTTGGTCATCCGCTTGGATGTACAGGAGCAAAGCTGACTCTTTCACTTATTCATGAATTAAGAAGAAGAAACGAACAATTTGGTGTTGTCACAATGTGCATAGGAGGCGGAATGGGGGCAGCCGCAGTTTTTGAATTACTCTAA
- a CDS encoding 3-hydroxyacyl-CoA dehydrogenase/enoyl-CoA hydratase family protein, whose amino-acid sequence MIERIQKAAVLGSGVMGSGIAAHLANIGIPTLLLDIVPRELTEEEKANGLTLEDKQIRNRLSSSALQKLLKQKPAPLTSKKNLALIEPGNFEDDMIRLSEVDWIIEVVVENLEIKKQVFEKVDQYRKPGSIVSSNTSGISVEAMAEGRSEDFRKHFLGTHFFNPPRYLKLLEVIPTKDTAAEVLAFMKQFGEDVLGKGVVEAKDTPNFIANRIGTYGLLVTVQEMLKGGYSVGEVDSVTGPLIGRPKSATFRTLDVVGLDTFVHVANNVYEQVEGKEKEVFEVPVFMKEMLNKGWLGSKSGQGFFLKKGKEILELDPATMEYGPRKKLKTAATEMSRQEKGTANKMKALVYAEDRAGSLLWNIISPVLVYSAELLGIIADDIVAIDRAMKWGFGWELGPFETWDAIGLETSLKKFEASGKEVPVWVKEMVEKGFSSFYKEEDGNVFFYHNGEYKLLEENPKIINLKLLKKQKGVIKKNSGASLIDLGDGVALLEFHSPNNSIGLDIIQMINFAIDEVEKNYKGLVIGNQGKNFCVGANLAMILMEAQDDNLFELEMVVRNFQKAAMKIKYSKKPVVAAPFGMTLGGGAEICLPAAHIQASSETYMGLVEVGVGLIPGGGGNKELYIKHLESLPNGIDFDLQKVANKVFETIAMAKVSTSGEEARENHFLNHADGISVNSDHLLYDAKQAVLALYEKGYKPPVRKKIPVVGETGYATLLLGAQSMYHSGYISEHDLKIAKKLAYVIAGGRVPFGTEVDEEYLLDLEREAFLNLVAEPKSQARMQHMLVKGKPLRN is encoded by the coding sequence TTGATCGAACGTATTCAAAAGGCTGCGGTCCTTGGATCAGGAGTAATGGGATCAGGAATTGCCGCACACCTGGCTAACATCGGCATCCCAACATTATTGCTTGATATTGTGCCTCGCGAATTAACAGAAGAAGAAAAAGCAAATGGCTTAACACTTGAAGATAAACAGATTCGAAACCGCCTTAGCTCTTCTGCACTCCAAAAACTGTTGAAGCAAAAGCCGGCTCCGCTAACCTCCAAAAAAAACCTTGCATTAATTGAACCAGGGAACTTTGAAGATGACATGATTCGGTTAAGTGAAGTTGACTGGATTATCGAAGTTGTTGTTGAAAATTTGGAAATTAAGAAGCAAGTATTTGAAAAAGTGGACCAATACCGTAAACCGGGCAGCATTGTAAGCTCGAATACTTCCGGCATTTCGGTTGAGGCAATGGCAGAGGGGCGTTCAGAAGACTTCAGGAAACATTTCCTTGGTACTCACTTTTTTAACCCGCCGCGATATTTAAAGCTTCTTGAAGTGATTCCTACAAAGGATACAGCAGCGGAAGTTTTAGCTTTTATGAAACAATTTGGGGAAGACGTTCTTGGCAAAGGCGTTGTTGAGGCAAAAGACACGCCGAACTTTATTGCGAATCGAATTGGAACATACGGCCTTCTCGTTACGGTTCAGGAAATGCTTAAAGGCGGGTACAGTGTAGGAGAGGTTGATTCCGTTACAGGTCCGCTAATCGGCCGTCCAAAAAGCGCCACTTTCCGAACCCTTGATGTTGTAGGGCTTGATACGTTTGTTCATGTAGCAAATAACGTTTATGAGCAAGTTGAAGGCAAAGAAAAAGAAGTATTTGAAGTGCCTGTTTTCATGAAAGAAATGCTCAATAAAGGCTGGCTTGGAAGCAAGTCAGGCCAAGGTTTTTTTCTGAAGAAAGGCAAAGAAATTCTGGAATTGGATCCAGCAACAATGGAATATGGCCCGCGAAAAAAATTAAAAACAGCCGCTACAGAAATGAGCAGACAGGAAAAAGGCACAGCCAATAAAATGAAAGCGCTTGTATATGCTGAAGATCGTGCCGGCAGCTTGTTATGGAATATTATCAGTCCAGTTCTTGTTTACTCCGCTGAGCTGCTTGGAATCATTGCCGATGATATTGTCGCAATTGACAGAGCCATGAAGTGGGGATTTGGATGGGAATTAGGCCCATTTGAAACGTGGGATGCCATCGGCCTTGAAACATCATTGAAAAAGTTCGAAGCATCTGGAAAAGAAGTACCTGTCTGGGTGAAAGAAATGGTAGAAAAAGGATTTTCTTCTTTCTATAAAGAAGAAGACGGAAATGTTTTCTTCTACCATAACGGTGAATATAAGCTTTTAGAAGAAAATCCAAAAATAATCAACCTTAAGCTTCTAAAAAAACAAAAAGGTGTCATTAAAAAGAACAGCGGAGCAAGCTTGATAGACCTTGGCGACGGTGTAGCGCTTCTTGAGTTCCATTCTCCAAATAATTCCATCGGCCTTGATATTATTCAAATGATCAATTTTGCAATTGATGAAGTTGAAAAGAATTATAAAGGTCTTGTCATCGGAAATCAAGGGAAAAACTTCTGTGTCGGTGCCAACCTGGCAATGATCCTTATGGAAGCTCAAGATGACAACCTTTTTGAACTTGAAATGGTTGTTCGCAATTTCCAGAAGGCTGCCATGAAGATTAAATATTCCAAAAAACCAGTAGTAGCAGCACCATTTGGTATGACACTTGGCGGTGGGGCAGAAATATGCTTGCCTGCGGCTCATATTCAGGCTTCATCAGAAACATACATGGGTCTTGTCGAAGTAGGAGTTGGTCTTATTCCGGGAGGAGGCGGAAATAAAGAACTTTATATTAAGCATCTTGAAAGCCTCCCAAACGGAATTGATTTTGACTTGCAAAAAGTTGCGAATAAAGTATTTGAAACAATTGCAATGGCTAAGGTGTCGACTTCCGGTGAAGAAGCACGCGAGAATCACTTCCTAAATCATGCTGATGGAATAAGCGTTAACAGCGATCATCTTCTGTATGATGCAAAGCAAGCTGTACTGGCACTCTATGAAAAAGGCTATAAACCACCTGTACGCAAAAAAATCCCGGTTGTTGGAGAAACGGGTTATGCAACATTGCTTCTCGGTGCTCAGTCAATGTACCACTCAGGTTATATTTCAGAGCATGATTTGAAGATTGCCAAAAAGCTTGCTTATGTCATTGCCGGAGGCAGGGTGCCGTTTGGAACAGAAGTGGATGAAGAGTACTTGCTTGATCTTGAAAGAGAAGCATTCCTAAACCTTGTTGCAGAACCCAAATCGCAAGCTAGAATGCAGCATATGCTTGTCAAAGGCAAACCGCTTCGCAATTAA
- a CDS encoding YuzL family protein: protein MAKRKKNPSKAGVSAASVKGNAGPTVEMDGGGKVNSQNNQYKK from the coding sequence ATGGCGAAAAGAAAAAAGAATCCTTCTAAAGCAGGGGTCAGTGCTGCCAGCGTAAAAGGCAACGCAGGTCCGACAGTTGAAATGGACGGCGGCGGAAAAGTCAACAGCCAAAATAACCAATATAAGAAGTAA
- a CDS encoding YusU family protein, giving the protein MEEKFYEQFDALLTKYTELLIGDTNDELKEKVKIWALYTHIAKSMPPLAKHWNELYPDAKEEMKQLVREIKQLNEAHRAKKNG; this is encoded by the coding sequence TTGGAAGAAAAATTTTACGAGCAATTTGATGCTTTGCTTACCAAATATACAGAACTGTTAATTGGTGACACGAATGATGAATTAAAAGAAAAGGTGAAAATATGGGCTTTATACACGCACATTGCTAAATCGATGCCGCCTCTTGCCAAGCACTGGAATGAATTATATCCAGATGCAAAGGAAGAAATGAAACAACTCGTTCGAGAAATTAAGCAATTAAATGAAGCCCATCGTGCAAAAAAGAATGGATAA
- a CDS encoding proline dehydrogenase family protein, with protein sequence MEQAMRDFFLFLSKNKTLTKLAKKYGLRFGASRFVAGETIEQAVNVIKDLNKKGLVVTIDYLGEFVDNEKEANEMADHSIEAIKAIGREKLDSQLSLKMTSMGLDISDDVVMRNMHRILDTAKENGVFVTIDMEDFSRCQKTLDIFKQLKSEYDNVGTVIQAYLYRTVQDIEDLNQYSPNLRLVKGAYKESQEVAFPDKKDVDENFKKIIKMHLLNGNYTAVATHDDAIIEYTKQLVKEHNIPTSQFEFQMLYGIRPERQLELVKEGYKMRVYVPYGTDWYGYFMRRLAERPANVAFVLKGIIKK encoded by the coding sequence ATGGAACAGGCAATGAGAGATTTTTTTCTCTTTTTATCTAAGAATAAAACCTTAACAAAACTTGCAAAAAAATATGGCTTGCGCTTTGGCGCCTCCCGTTTTGTTGCAGGTGAAACAATCGAACAGGCAGTGAATGTCATTAAAGATCTTAACAAAAAAGGTTTAGTTGTTACGATCGATTACCTTGGTGAGTTTGTTGATAATGAAAAAGAAGCAAATGAAATGGCGGATCATTCAATTGAAGCAATAAAAGCGATCGGCCGGGAAAAGTTAGACTCGCAGCTTTCTTTAAAAATGACTTCAATGGGATTGGATATTTCCGATGACGTGGTTATGCGAAATATGCACCGCATTCTTGATACAGCAAAAGAAAATGGTGTATTCGTTACGATTGATATGGAAGATTTCTCCCGCTGTCAAAAAACACTCGATATTTTTAAACAGTTAAAATCTGAATACGACAATGTTGGAACGGTTATTCAGGCTTATTTGTACCGCACCGTTCAGGATATAGAAGATTTGAATCAATACTCGCCAAATCTTCGCCTTGTTAAAGGGGCATACAAAGAATCTCAGGAAGTGGCTTTTCCGGATAAAAAAGATGTCGATGAAAACTTTAAAAAGATTATCAAAATGCATTTGCTGAATGGCAATTATACAGCTGTTGCTACACATGATGATGCGATCATTGAATATACAAAACAGCTTGTAAAAGAACATAATATTCCGACCAGCCAATTTGAGTTTCAAATGCTTTACGGAATTCGCCCAGAAAGGCAGCTTGAACTTGTGAAAGAAGGATATAAAATGCGCGTCTACGTTCCATATGGAACTGACTGGTATGGTTATTTTATGCGCCGCCTTGCAGAACGCCCGGCAAACGTTGCCTTTGTATTAAAAGGAATTATAAAAAAATAG
- a CDS encoding FMN-binding glutamate synthase family protein, which produces MSNIFYILIFVMITILFVLFLFILVGWRWFMKRMVKQMGKIILSDSYQENIIEMIPGFRHIGIQNVLENNLRAESGDLLHRPLGSSKKWPHFDPITFIPAQTTPFPVDNEEEVDVKVTIGPKAKKPLEINIPLLISGMAYGIALSEEVRIALAQAAKNTGTAINSGEGGILPEELDNAGKYILQFSKTQWSKEEEVIKRANMIEIKLGQGALVGMGGKISPNNLTGRAREVMGLKENEDAVIYEHFFENQTLEDMKELVEYLRNLSGGVPIGVKMGAGGKIEEDIDHLIDIGVDFITIDGGQAATLGAPPILADDFGIPTLHGVVRAANHLEKRNMKGQVSLIVSGGLFTPGHFLKVLALGADAVALGSVMLFTVAHKQILNALPFEPPTQVVWNEGKFKDKFKVEEGVKSAEKFLISSTEEIKIALRAMGKRSLKELSKKDLVSYDYLTAQMIGVPFSFEPWEDKQKE; this is translated from the coding sequence ATGTCGAACATTTTTTATATATTGATTTTTGTGATGATTACAATATTATTTGTCCTTTTTTTATTCATTCTTGTTGGTTGGCGTTGGTTTATGAAACGAATGGTGAAGCAGATGGGAAAAATCATTCTGAGCGACAGCTATCAAGAAAATATTATTGAGATGATACCAGGCTTTCGGCATATTGGCATTCAAAATGTGCTTGAAAATAACTTGCGTGCAGAATCAGGTGATCTCCTTCATCGCCCGCTTGGCTCTTCAAAAAAATGGCCGCATTTTGATCCGATTACATTTATTCCTGCACAGACGACGCCGTTTCCAGTTGATAATGAAGAAGAAGTAGATGTTAAAGTAACAATTGGTCCAAAAGCGAAAAAACCATTGGAAATTAACATTCCGCTTTTGATCAGCGGGATGGCCTATGGGATCGCACTCAGTGAAGAAGTGAGGATTGCTTTGGCCCAAGCAGCTAAAAACACAGGAACAGCGATTAATTCAGGTGAAGGCGGAATATTGCCTGAAGAATTAGACAATGCAGGAAAGTATATTTTACAGTTTTCAAAAACACAATGGTCAAAGGAAGAAGAAGTTATTAAACGTGCCAATATGATTGAAATTAAGCTTGGACAAGGCGCATTAGTCGGGATGGGCGGAAAAATTTCACCAAATAATTTAACAGGCCGTGCTCGTGAAGTGATGGGGCTTAAAGAAAATGAGGATGCAGTGATTTATGAGCATTTTTTTGAAAATCAAACATTAGAAGATATGAAAGAACTAGTTGAGTACCTTCGAAACCTTTCAGGAGGTGTTCCAATTGGCGTAAAAATGGGGGCAGGAGGAAAAATTGAAGAAGACATTGATCATTTAATTGACATTGGTGTTGATTTCATTACGATTGACGGCGGACAAGCGGCCACACTCGGTGCACCTCCCATTTTAGCTGATGATTTTGGAATACCGACATTGCATGGAGTTGTCCGGGCTGCTAATCATCTAGAAAAGAGGAATATGAAGGGACAAGTTAGTTTAATTGTCTCGGGGGGGCTTTTTACCCCCGGGCACTTTTTAAAAGTTCTTGCACTCGGCGCAGATGCTGTTGCTTTAGGGTCTGTCATGCTATTTACTGTAGCACATAAACAAATATTAAATGCTCTTCCATTTGAACCGCCTACACAAGTTGTTTGGAATGAAGGAAAATTCAAGGATAAATTTAAAGTCGAAGAAGGAGTGAAATCAGCGGAGAAATTCTTAATATCAAGTACAGAAGAAATAAAAATAGCATTAAGAGCGATGGGGAAACGATCTTTAAAAGAGCTGTCAAAAAAAGATTTAGTGTCCTATGATTATTTGACCGCACAAATGATTGGAGTTCCGTTTTCATTTGAGCCTTGGGAAGATAAGCAAAAAGAATAA